The following proteins are co-located in the Pyrococcus abyssi GE5 genome:
- a CDS encoding DUF257 family protein → METPENVSLHIMDNVKFGETLLLEHDSQIIPGIGLYYILKWARARGYEVIIYDILDTLRVYRIQLELLGLDPSIVEYAKVIKEGGRFYVGNVVKRLSEVGVSVREKEYEKVEEDLARDHENIVTIVLGLEKLFLLSQSKQDIMALLNSILKHSGDRRRLTIYTVNVDIVKVATPFVIPLLEEIATTVIKTKIEDFKIVLRIPKSVDRELRRKTFKIEHV, encoded by the coding sequence ATGGAAACACCAGAGAATGTCTCACTTCATATCATGGACAACGTAAAGTTTGGGGAGACCTTACTCCTAGAACATGACTCTCAGATAATTCCGGGGATAGGCCTATATTATATCCTCAAATGGGCAAGAGCAAGGGGTTATGAGGTGATAATATACGATATACTAGACACGCTGAGAGTTTACAGGATCCAGCTCGAATTGTTGGGCTTGGATCCAAGTATAGTAGAGTATGCAAAGGTGATCAAGGAAGGAGGAAGGTTTTACGTGGGAAACGTCGTGAAGAGGCTTTCCGAGGTTGGTGTATCGGTTAGGGAGAAAGAGTACGAAAAAGTTGAGGAAGATTTAGCTAGAGATCATGAGAACATAGTTACGATCGTCCTAGGCCTAGAAAAGCTGTTCCTACTTTCCCAATCAAAGCAAGATATAATGGCTCTCCTGAATTCCATACTGAAGCACAGTGGAGATAGAAGAAGACTAACGATATACACTGTGAACGTTGACATAGTCAAGGTGGCGACTCCTTTCGTGATACCACTCCTTGAGGAGATAGCAACCACTGTTATAAAAACAAAGATCGAAGACTTCAAGATAGTCTTGAGAATCCCGAAGTCAGTAGACAGAGAACTAAGAAGGAAAACCTTCAAGATAGAGCATGTTTAA
- a CDS encoding DNA-directed RNA polymerase subunit P, whose amino-acid sequence MVEAIYRCAKCGREVKIDLSVTRDLRCPYCGSKILYKPRPKVPRRVKAI is encoded by the coding sequence ATGGTTGAAGCAATCTATAGGTGTGCCAAGTGCGGTAGGGAGGTTAAGATAGACCTCTCGGTAACGAGGGATCTCCGCTGTCCCTACTGTGGTAGCAAGATATTGTACAAGCCTAGGCCTAAGGTTCCGAGAAGGGTCAAGGCAATTTAG
- a CDS encoding OB-fold nucleic acid binding domain-containing protein, with product MKKRMPATRLYIKDILEGYFVKSEGDFEPNYLITKYARKVYRAKIVGTVVREPLIAEDETYGKFQVDDGTGVIWVLGFRDDTKFAKLVRKGDLVQVIGKIAEWRDDKQILVEGVSKVHPNMWILHRYETLKEKIEHIKKAKIALEIYNQYGITAKSKVIAKNKGIEEELLEVIDELYGIMMEERSIEEPMEELLEEEIPEEKEENELLEKAKEDILNILRQKRTAISRKYILKKLGDKYDEETIDDAITELLAQGEIYEPETGYYKLL from the coding sequence ATGAAGAAGAGGATGCCCGCGACTAGGCTTTACATAAAGGACATACTTGAGGGATACTTCGTCAAGAGCGAAGGTGACTTCGAGCCCAACTACCTAATAACCAAGTACGCCAGGAAAGTTTACAGGGCGAAGATAGTTGGAACGGTCGTGAGGGAACCTCTGATAGCTGAAGACGAAACCTATGGAAAGTTTCAAGTTGATGATGGAACCGGAGTTATATGGGTCCTCGGGTTCAGGGACGACACTAAGTTCGCGAAGCTCGTAAGAAAAGGGGATCTCGTTCAGGTTATAGGGAAGATAGCAGAGTGGAGAGATGATAAGCAGATACTAGTGGAGGGCGTTTCAAAGGTTCACCCCAACATGTGGATACTTCACAGGTACGAGACGTTGAAGGAGAAAATAGAGCACATAAAAAAGGCCAAGATAGCCTTAGAAATCTATAACCAATACGGCATAACGGCAAAGTCAAAGGTTATAGCGAAGAATAAAGGAATAGAAGAGGAGCTTTTAGAGGTCATCGATGAGCTATACGGAATAATGATGGAGGAGAGAAGCATAGAAGAGCCAATGGAAGAGCTTCTAGAAGAGGAGATTCCAGAGGAGAAGGAGGAAAACGAGTTACTTGAGAAGGCGAAGGAGGATATTTTGAACATATTGAGGCAGAAGAGAACGGCAATTTCAAGGAAGTACATACTGAAGAAGCTCGGAGATAAGTACGATGAAGAGACTATAGACGATGCAATAACAGAGCTACTCGCCCAGGGAGAGATATACGAGCCCGAGACTGGCTACTATAAGCTACTCTGA
- a CDS encoding bifunctional fructose-bisphosphatase/inositol-phosphate phosphatase produces MSVKAWRKIALDIINDFDQNVMPLFGDARAGETVGISPSGDETKVVDKVAENVVVSKFKALGVNIVSEEMGVIEQGSEYTVLIDPLDGSYNFISGIPFFALSVAIFKGEEPVYAFIYEPVVKKLYEGIPGQGAYLNGQRIKVRKLGEKPSISFYTRGKGIELLNHVKRTRTLGAIALELAYLARGALDGVVDIRNYLRPTDIAAGVIIAKEAGALVKDSNGDEIEVSFSATDKVNLVAVNDEELLKMVLSLIEK; encoded by the coding sequence ATGAGCGTTAAGGCTTGGAGGAAGATTGCGCTCGACATAATCAATGACTTCGATCAAAATGTAATGCCCCTCTTCGGAGACGCTCGAGCTGGAGAAACGGTTGGGATAAGCCCTAGTGGGGATGAGACGAAGGTAGTTGATAAAGTGGCCGAGAACGTTGTCGTTAGCAAGTTCAAGGCACTAGGAGTTAACATAGTTAGCGAGGAGATGGGGGTTATAGAGCAAGGTAGCGAATATACGGTTTTAATAGACCCCCTTGATGGCTCGTACAATTTTATATCGGGCATACCTTTCTTCGCCTTGAGCGTTGCAATATTCAAAGGTGAAGAGCCCGTTTACGCCTTTATATACGAGCCCGTAGTTAAGAAGCTATACGAGGGCATCCCTGGGCAGGGGGCTTACCTTAACGGGCAGAGAATTAAAGTTCGCAAACTAGGTGAAAAGCCATCTATAAGCTTCTACACGAGGGGTAAGGGAATCGAACTTCTTAACCACGTGAAGAGAACTAGAACCCTAGGAGCGATAGCGCTTGAGCTGGCTTACCTAGCTAGAGGTGCCCTGGATGGTGTAGTCGACATTAGGAATTATCTACGTCCAACGGACATAGCCGCTGGAGTCATCATAGCTAAGGAAGCTGGGGCTTTAGTTAAGGACTCCAATGGGGATGAGATAGAGGTTTCCTTTAGTGCTACGGATAAGGTGAACTTAGTGGCGGTAAACGATGAGGAACTTTTGAAAATGGTTTTAAGCTTAATTGAGAAGTGA
- a CDS encoding ribosomal biogenesis protein, translating into MMLITTSHRPTRRTRSFGHDLERVFPNSLYMTRGKKTIQELLMEAYDRGYERLLIINVWKGNPLKMTFIKVHPDDWGYLGYLYLHGVKLQREMGFRGLNPIREDMPLVVTTAKRVGLDHLAFAQVFSELTTGKFVPRGDKSLLSIADKYNTDVLAVIERHPRGIVVNFYRLDVTKERAVGPLINVKIWIMEDGRRWDYKEAFGIKVKPRRKEGEAEEGARKDSH; encoded by the coding sequence ATGATGCTCATAACCACTTCGCACAGGCCAACGAGGAGAACGAGGAGCTTTGGGCATGACTTGGAAAGGGTATTCCCGAACTCTCTTTACATGACTAGGGGAAAGAAGACCATACAAGAGCTTTTAATGGAGGCTTACGATAGGGGATACGAGAGGTTACTAATAATAAACGTTTGGAAGGGTAATCCGCTCAAGATGACGTTCATAAAGGTCCATCCCGATGATTGGGGCTACCTGGGCTATCTATACCTTCATGGAGTTAAGCTTCAAAGGGAGATGGGGTTCAGGGGATTAAATCCGATAAGGGAAGACATGCCCCTCGTTGTAACTACGGCAAAGAGGGTTGGTCTTGATCATTTGGCCTTTGCCCAGGTATTTTCCGAGCTCACTACTGGAAAGTTCGTGCCGAGGGGAGATAAAAGCTTGTTATCCATAGCAGATAAATACAACACGGATGTTCTGGCGGTTATTGAAAGGCATCCCAGGGGGATAGTTGTTAACTTTTACAGGCTCGATGTCACGAAGGAAAGGGCCGTGGGGCCTTTGATAAACGTTAAGATATGGATAATGGAAGATGGGAGAAGGTGGGACTATAAGGAGGCCTTTGGAATAAAAGTTAAGCCCAGGAGGAAAGAAGGTGAAGCCGAAGAGGGTGCAAGGAAAGATAGTCATTGA
- a CDS encoding 50S ribosomal protein L37ae translates to MSGTKKVGSAGRFGPRYGLKIRRRVAAVEAKMRQKHVCPVCGRRAVRRISTGIWQCKKCGAIFAGGAYLPVTPAGKVAKRVVE, encoded by the coding sequence ATGAGTGGAACCAAGAAGGTAGGTTCAGCGGGTAGGTTCGGGCCTAGGTACGGTCTTAAGATCAGGAGAAGGGTTGCAGCGGTAGAGGCAAAGATGAGACAGAAGCACGTCTGCCCAGTATGTGGAAGGAGGGCAGTGAGGAGGATAAGCACGGGAATTTGGCAGTGTAAGAAGTGCGGTGCCATATTTGCAGGAGGTGCGTACTTACCCGTTACGCCCGCTGGTAAAGTCGCTAAGAGAGTCGTGGAGTGA
- a CDS encoding elongation factor EF-2 → MGRREEMIAKIKELMLQPERIRNIGIAAHIDHGKTTLSDNLLAGAGMISEELAGKQLVLDFDEQEQARGITINAANVSMVHNYEGKDYLINLIDTPGHVDFGGDVTRAMRAIDGVIIVVDAVEGVMPQTETVVRQALREYVKPVLFINKVDRLIRELKLTPQQMMERFSKIIMDVNRLIQRYAPEEYKKQWMVKVEDGSVAFGSAYYNWALSVPFMKRTGVKFNEIIDLTLKGDHKTLRQKAPLHVVVLDMVVKHLPNPIEAQKYRIPHLWQGDINSDVGQAMLNCDPKGKMVMVVTKIIIDKHAGEVATGRVWSGTVKSGQEVYLINTKRKARIQQVGIYMGPERINMEAVPAGNIVAVTGLRDAMAGETVAEEPIEPFEALHYVSEPVVTVAIEAKNVKDLPRLIEALRQLAKEDPTLHVKIDEETGQHLLSGMGELHLEVKLYKLKKDWGIDIDVSEPIVVYRESITKPSPMVEGKSPNRHNRFYIVVEPMPDEIYNAIKEGIIPEGRIKNPKEVAKKLAELGMDYEIARGIVDVYNGNMFLDNTKGVQYLNEVMDLLIDGFHQAMDEGPLAKEPVMKVIVRLIDAQVHEDNVHRGPAQIYPAIRTAIHCAMMKSNPVLYEPYQKVIINIPYEYMGAVSREITQRRGQLVDMKQEGEVMTIIAEAPVAEMFGFAGAIRSATSGRALWSTEHAGFKRVPNELAQQIIRQIRQRKGLDPNPPTEKDVCPLF, encoded by the coding sequence ATGGGTAGGAGAGAGGAGATGATTGCAAAGATCAAGGAGCTCATGCTCCAACCCGAAAGGATTAGGAATATTGGAATTGCCGCTCACATTGACCACGGTAAAACAACCCTTAGCGACAACCTGCTGGCAGGGGCAGGAATGATAAGCGAGGAATTAGCTGGAAAACAGCTAGTTCTGGACTTCGACGAGCAGGAGCAGGCGAGAGGTATTACGATTAACGCCGCAAACGTTTCAATGGTGCACAACTATGAGGGCAAGGATTACTTGATTAACCTAATCGACACCCCAGGACACGTTGACTTCGGTGGTGACGTCACTAGGGCAATGAGAGCAATAGACGGTGTTATAATAGTGGTTGACGCAGTTGAAGGAGTAATGCCCCAGACTGAAACAGTCGTTAGGCAGGCTTTGAGGGAGTATGTCAAGCCAGTCCTCTTCATAAACAAGGTTGACAGGCTAATCAGGGAGCTCAAGCTTACTCCACAGCAGATGATGGAGAGGTTCTCAAAGATAATCATGGACGTTAACAGGCTAATCCAGAGGTACGCCCCAGAGGAGTACAAGAAGCAGTGGATGGTTAAGGTCGAGGACGGAAGCGTTGCCTTCGGTTCAGCTTATTACAACTGGGCTCTCAGCGTTCCCTTCATGAAGAGAACTGGAGTTAAGTTCAACGAGATAATAGATTTAACGCTTAAGGGTGACCACAAGACACTAAGGCAAAAGGCTCCGCTCCATGTAGTTGTCCTCGACATGGTAGTTAAGCACCTGCCAAATCCAATCGAGGCCCAGAAGTACAGGATTCCACACCTCTGGCAGGGAGACATAAACAGCGACGTTGGACAGGCAATGCTTAACTGTGATCCTAAGGGTAAGATGGTCATGGTCGTAACGAAGATAATCATTGACAAGCACGCCGGTGAGGTTGCAACTGGGAGAGTCTGGAGCGGTACCGTCAAGAGCGGTCAGGAGGTCTACCTCATTAACACCAAGAGGAAGGCTAGGATTCAGCAGGTCGGTATCTACATGGGTCCAGAGAGGATAAACATGGAGGCAGTTCCAGCTGGAAACATAGTTGCAGTTACCGGTTTAAGGGATGCAATGGCCGGTGAGACTGTAGCTGAGGAACCAATAGAGCCGTTCGAGGCACTTCACTACGTTAGTGAACCTGTAGTTACCGTTGCCATAGAGGCTAAGAACGTTAAAGACCTGCCAAGGCTAATCGAAGCTCTAAGGCAGCTCGCTAAGGAAGACCCAACTCTGCACGTCAAGATTGACGAAGAGACAGGCCAGCACCTCCTCAGCGGTATGGGTGAGCTCCACCTCGAGGTTAAGCTTTACAAGCTGAAGAAAGACTGGGGAATTGACATAGACGTTTCAGAGCCAATAGTGGTTTACAGGGAGAGCATAACCAAGCCAAGTCCAATGGTTGAAGGAAAGTCACCCAACAGGCACAACAGGTTCTACATAGTCGTGGAGCCCATGCCTGACGAGATATACAATGCCATTAAGGAAGGAATAATCCCAGAGGGCAGAATTAAGAATCCAAAGGAGGTTGCAAAGAAGCTTGCTGAGCTTGGAATGGACTACGAAATAGCTAGGGGTATCGTTGATGTCTACAACGGAAACATGTTCCTCGACAACACGAAGGGTGTTCAGTATCTTAACGAGGTTATGGATCTCCTCATAGACGGATTCCACCAGGCCATGGATGAAGGGCCACTTGCAAAAGAGCCAGTAATGAAGGTAATAGTTAGGTTAATAGATGCCCAGGTTCACGAGGACAACGTCCACAGAGGTCCAGCCCAGATTTATCCAGCAATAAGAACAGCAATACACTGTGCAATGATGAAGAGCAACCCAGTTCTCTACGAACCGTACCAGAAGGTAATAATCAACATTCCATACGAGTACATGGGTGCTGTTAGCAGGGAGATCACCCAGAGGAGAGGTCAGCTGGTTGACATGAAGCAGGAAGGTGAGGTAATGACGATAATTGCAGAGGCCCCAGTAGCTGAGATGTTTGGATTCGCAGGAGCAATAAGGAGTGCGACGAGCGGAAGGGCACTATGGAGTACAGAGCACGCTGGATTCAAGAGGGTTCCAAACGAGCTGGCCCAGCAGATAATAAGGCAGATAAGGCAGAGGAAGGGACTAGACCCGAACCCACCAACCGAGAAGGATGTCTGTCCTCTCTTCTGA
- a CDS encoding DUF63 family protein, protein MLGDFFRKYFVNPIKYNTGYNPVNTLTYAVILGLATILVYKVLKRLRIKIDNAFFRALIPYMIFGAFTRALTDAGVFPRTYITVSPGIYFLVFSIAFPALLISHRFFKDWRGVFLSFGWGLVLVDVAALSANIGKVSFRLEVLKYFIPFVIIAELVIYLLSRRVYLIRKNSYLFYVHFYDATTTFVGVDFMGYWEQHVVPRLLIGLTGTAAVMYVLKFSILFIALWIMEKLEKEGEDKELLDFIRMVIFILGFAPGTRNLLRMLMGV, encoded by the coding sequence ATGCTGGGAGACTTCTTCAGGAAATACTTCGTAAATCCAATAAAATACAACACAGGCTATAATCCAGTTAACACTCTAACGTACGCTGTAATCCTTGGATTGGCAACTATCCTGGTTTATAAGGTTCTGAAGAGGTTAAGGATTAAAATTGACAACGCATTCTTCAGGGCCCTGATTCCGTACATGATATTTGGGGCATTTACGAGGGCTTTGACGGATGCTGGCGTTTTTCCTAGGACTTACATAACGGTGTCCCCGGGGATATATTTCTTGGTCTTCAGCATAGCGTTTCCAGCCCTTCTAATATCCCACAGATTTTTTAAGGATTGGAGGGGAGTTTTCCTCTCCTTCGGCTGGGGGTTAGTTCTGGTTGACGTTGCGGCTCTCTCGGCTAACATCGGTAAGGTTTCCTTCCGCTTAGAGGTCCTTAAATACTTCATTCCCTTCGTCATAATAGCTGAGCTCGTGATATACCTTCTATCGAGGAGAGTTTATCTCATTAGGAAGAACTCTTACCTCTTCTACGTCCACTTCTACGACGCGACAACCACTTTCGTTGGAGTTGATTTTATGGGTTACTGGGAACAGCACGTGGTTCCGAGATTACTTATAGGCCTGACTGGAACCGCCGCGGTCATGTATGTTCTTAAGTTCTCAATTCTATTCATCGCCCTCTGGATAATGGAAAAGCTTGAAAAGGAAGGAGAGGATAAAGAGCTTTTAGACTTCATAAGGATGGTAATATTCATCTTGGGCTTTGCCCCGGGAACTAGGAATCTGTTGAGAATGCTCATGGGGGTTTAG
- a CDS encoding DEAD/DEAH box helicase: protein MYLRKELLQPRLYQELIYAKCKERNCLIVLPTGLGKTIIAMMIADYRLNKYGGKVLMLAPTKPLVLQHAETFRKFFNLPPEKIVALTGEVSPSERVKAWNRAKVIIATPQTVENDLLTGKINLEDVVLVIFDEAHRAVGNYAYVYIAREYLNQAKNPHVIGLTASPGSSQEKILEVLRNLGIEHIEYRSENSPDVKPYVQGIKFEWIKVELPGLYKEVRKLLRDMLRDSLKPLAEAGLIESASADLPKKEILRAGQIINEETAKGNHDLRKLLLFHAMALKLHHAIELLETQGLSALRVYLKKLYEEAKTGSTRASKELFLDRRMKKALALLIQAKELGIDHPKMEVLKELVKEQLSKKENSKIIVFTNYRETARKVVEELTKEGIKAKRFVGQATKENDRGMSQREQKLILDSFARGEFNVLVATSVGEEGLDVPEVDLVVFYEPVPSAIRSVQRRGRTGRQKPGRVVILIAQGTRDEAYYWSSKHKERQMRETIRMVSQAIKREKQLSLESYVKKDTEKEMEREEKEERKGEREGVKVVVDSRELRSEVVKRLKTLGVKIEVKTLDVGDYIISDEVAIERKSANDFIQSIIDGRLFDQVKRLKDSYPRPVVIVEGQLYGIRNVHPNAIRGAIASIVIDFGVPIIFSSNPEETANYIFFMARREQEERRREVRVRGEKKALTLAERQRLIVESLPHVSATLAKRLLKHFGSVERVFTASVPELMKVEGIGEKIAREIRRVITSPYTED, encoded by the coding sequence ATGTACCTAAGGAAGGAGCTTTTGCAGCCAAGACTTTACCAGGAACTTATCTACGCTAAATGCAAGGAGAGGAATTGCTTGATAGTTTTGCCAACTGGATTGGGTAAGACGATAATAGCCATGATGATCGCCGATTATAGGTTAAATAAGTACGGCGGTAAGGTTTTGATGCTCGCTCCCACGAAGCCCCTCGTTCTTCAGCACGCGGAAACCTTCAGGAAGTTCTTTAACCTTCCCCCCGAGAAGATAGTTGCCCTAACGGGCGAGGTAAGTCCCAGCGAGAGGGTGAAGGCTTGGAATAGGGCGAAGGTTATAATCGCAACGCCACAAACTGTTGAAAATGACCTCCTTACTGGAAAGATAAACCTTGAAGATGTCGTTCTTGTGATATTTGACGAGGCCCATAGGGCCGTTGGAAATTACGCTTACGTTTACATAGCAAGGGAGTACCTTAACCAAGCTAAGAATCCCCACGTCATTGGCCTGACGGCATCCCCTGGTAGCTCCCAGGAGAAGATACTGGAAGTTCTAAGGAATTTAGGAATAGAGCACATAGAGTATCGCTCCGAGAATTCCCCAGACGTTAAGCCGTACGTTCAGGGTATAAAGTTTGAGTGGATTAAGGTGGAGCTCCCTGGGCTTTACAAGGAGGTTAGGAAATTACTTAGAGACATGCTTAGGGACTCCTTGAAGCCTCTCGCTGAGGCCGGTTTGATAGAATCTGCCTCGGCTGATCTTCCTAAGAAGGAAATCTTGAGGGCCGGGCAGATAATAAACGAGGAGACGGCAAAGGGCAACCACGATCTGAGAAAGCTACTCCTCTTTCACGCGATGGCGTTGAAGCTTCATCATGCCATAGAGCTCCTCGAAACCCAGGGCTTATCTGCCTTAAGGGTCTACCTAAAGAAGCTATATGAGGAGGCAAAAACTGGCTCCACCAGGGCCAGCAAGGAGTTATTCCTGGACAGGAGGATGAAGAAGGCGTTGGCATTGCTAATCCAGGCAAAGGAACTTGGCATCGACCATCCAAAGATGGAAGTTCTGAAGGAACTTGTAAAGGAACAGCTCTCCAAGAAAGAAAACTCCAAGATAATAGTCTTCACCAACTACAGGGAGACCGCAAGGAAGGTCGTTGAGGAATTAACGAAGGAAGGAATAAAAGCTAAGCGGTTCGTTGGCCAAGCGACGAAAGAAAATGATAGGGGAATGAGCCAAAGGGAGCAAAAACTAATCCTAGATTCCTTTGCTAGGGGAGAATTTAACGTTCTAGTAGCTACTAGCGTTGGCGAGGAAGGATTGGACGTTCCTGAGGTTGATTTGGTAGTTTTTTATGAGCCAGTTCCATCCGCGATTAGGAGCGTCCAGAGGAGGGGGAGAACGGGAAGGCAAAAGCCAGGTCGAGTTGTCATATTAATAGCCCAGGGAACCAGGGATGAGGCCTACTATTGGAGCTCCAAGCATAAGGAGAGGCAGATGAGGGAGACGATAAGGATGGTAAGCCAAGCGATAAAGAGGGAGAAGCAGCTATCCCTTGAATCTTACGTCAAAAAGGACACAGAGAAGGAAATGGAAAGGGAGGAAAAAGAGGAAAGAAAAGGAGAGAGGGAAGGTGTAAAAGTGGTCGTGGATAGCAGGGAGCTGAGGAGCGAAGTTGTGAAGAGGCTCAAGACCTTGGGAGTTAAGATAGAGGTGAAAACTTTAGATGTTGGAGACTATATAATCAGCGATGAGGTTGCCATCGAGAGAAAATCAGCAAACGACTTCATTCAGTCGATAATCGATGGTAGATTATTTGATCAGGTTAAGAGGCTCAAGGATTCCTATCCAAGGCCTGTTGTGATAGTTGAAGGCCAGCTCTACGGGATAAGGAACGTCCATCCAAACGCCATTAGGGGAGCCATAGCTTCGATAGTTATAGACTTTGGAGTTCCAATTATATTCTCCTCGAATCCTGAGGAGACTGCCAATTACATCTTCTTCATGGCGAGAAGAGAGCAAGAGGAAAGGAGAAGGGAAGTGAGGGTTAGAGGTGAGAAGAAGGCCCTAACTTTAGCGGAAAGGCAGAGGTTGATAGTTGAGAGCCTCCCCCACGTTTCGGCGACGTTGGCTAAAAGGCTACTCAAGCACTTCGGAAGCGTTGAGAGGGTCTTCACGGCAAGCGTCCCAGAGCTGATGAAGGTTGAGGGTATAGGGGAGAAGATAGCCAGAGAAATTAGGAGGGTAATAACATCCCCTTACACCGAGGATTAA
- the pcc1 gene encoding KEOPS complex subunit Pcc1: MKPKRVQGKIVIEFPSEDIAEVVYTSVLYEHVSVPYRRSRVNFRREGRRIVLEIEANDSSAMRGTVNSYLRWIKVALDVLNI, translated from the coding sequence GTGAAGCCGAAGAGGGTGCAAGGAAAGATAGTCATTGAGTTCCCCTCGGAAGATATAGCAGAGGTGGTTTACACATCCGTTCTGTACGAGCACGTTAGCGTCCCTTACAGGAGGAGTAGGGTGAATTTTAGGAGGGAAGGTAGGAGAATAGTGCTGGAGATTGAGGCCAACGATTCATCCGCGATGAGGGGCACCGTTAACTCTTATCTCAGATGGATCAAGGTGGCCCTAGATGTTCTGAACATTTAG
- a CDS encoding OB-fold nucleic acid binding domain-containing protein: MTVLTKDRIIEIIERKTGMSREEIEEEIRKIMEEDPYLSEQGAAALLAERLGIDLIEKEEVSLMRISELYPGMDPREVNVVGRVLKKYPPREYTRKDGSVGRVASLIIYDDSGRARVVLWDAKVSEYYNKIEVGDVIKVLDAQVKESLSGLPELHINFRARIILNPDDPRVEMIPPLEEVRVATYTRKKIKDIEAGDRFVEVRGTIAKVYRVLTYDACPECKKKVDYDEGLGVWICPEHGEVQPIKMTILDFGLDDGTGYIRVTLFGDDAEELLGVSPEEIAEKIKELEESGLTTKEAARKLAEDEFYNIIGREIVVRGNVIEDRFLGLILRASSWEDVDYRREIERIKEELEKLGVM; the protein is encoded by the coding sequence ATGACGGTGTTGACGAAGGATAGGATCATCGAGATAATAGAAAGGAAAACGGGAATGAGTAGAGAAGAGATTGAGGAAGAGATAAGGAAGATAATGGAGGAAGATCCTTACCTAAGCGAGCAGGGAGCTGCAGCTTTGCTCGCGGAAAGGCTTGGGATTGACCTGATAGAGAAGGAGGAAGTAAGCCTAATGAGAATCTCTGAGCTTTACCCAGGAATGGACCCCAGGGAAGTCAACGTTGTCGGGAGAGTTTTAAAGAAATATCCCCCAAGGGAGTACACGAGGAAAGATGGTTCCGTCGGTAGGGTTGCGAGTTTGATAATCTATGATGACTCCGGAAGGGCAAGGGTAGTTTTGTGGGATGCTAAGGTTTCAGAGTACTACAACAAGATAGAGGTCGGAGACGTAATCAAGGTTCTAGATGCCCAGGTGAAGGAAAGCCTATCCGGCCTTCCAGAGCTTCACATAAACTTTAGGGCCAGGATAATCCTCAATCCAGATGACCCTAGGGTTGAGATGATACCGCCATTGGAAGAGGTCAGGGTGGCAACCTACACTAGGAAGAAGATAAAGGACATCGAAGCCGGAGATAGGTTCGTAGAGGTTAGGGGGACGATAGCCAAGGTGTACAGGGTTTTAACCTATGATGCATGCCCCGAGTGTAAGAAGAAAGTGGACTACGATGAGGGCCTAGGGGTCTGGATATGCCCAGAGCATGGGGAAGTCCAGCCGATTAAGATGACGATCCTCGACTTCGGTCTCGACGATGGCACGGGATACATAAGGGTCACGCTGTTTGGGGATGATGCAGAGGAACTCCTGGGCGTTAGTCCAGAGGAAATAGCTGAGAAAATTAAGGAGCTCGAGGAATCTGGGTTAACAACAAAGGAGGCCGCAAGAAAGCTTGCAGAGGACGAGTTCTACAACATAATTGGCAGGGAAATCGTCGTTAGGGGAAACGTCATCGAGGACAGGTTCCTTGGCCTAATACTGAGAGCATCTTCCTGGGAAGATGTCGACTATAGGAGGGAGATCGAGAGGATAAAAGAAGAGTTGGAAAAGCTGGGGGTGATGTGA
- a CDS encoding preprotein translocase subunit Sec61beta: MAKEKTTLPPTGAGLMRFFDEDTRAIKITPKGAVALTLILIIFEIILHVVGPRIFG, encoded by the coding sequence ATGGCAAAGGAAAAGACGACGCTTCCTCCAACGGGAGCCGGTCTGATGAGGTTCTTTGATGAGGATACCAGGGCAATAAAAATAACCCCAAAGGGAGCAGTTGCGTTAACCCTAATCCTGATTATATTCGAGATAATTCTCCACGTTGTTGGTCCCAGGATATTCGGCTGA